In one Candidatus Poribacteria bacterium genomic region, the following are encoded:
- a CDS encoding gfo/Idh/MocA family oxidoreductase, whose protein sequence is MGIGVGIVGLGMFGASWIHHYKIHPDVERLALCDLRADVLAA, encoded by the coding sequence ATGGGCATCGGAGTCGGCATCGTCGGATTGGGCATGTTCGGCGCGTCGTGGATTCACCACTACAAGATCCATCCGGACGTCGAACGTCTGGCGCTCTGCGACCTGCGCGCGGACGTCCTCGCCGC